The Anastrepha ludens isolate Willacy chromosome 2, idAnaLude1.1, whole genome shotgun sequence genome contains a region encoding:
- the LOC128863333 gene encoding uncharacterized protein LOC128863333, whose protein sequence is MVNNDMYNEDELNAPDWLNKDFFEKVLKNVENKSTKVTDLVLTPGTSKNDHYSSVLFRAKVSYTVGTQSAQEKVNSYIIKTEPSVDGRKKEFLGNLHFFQTEIRMYTEVLPLIEGVLRQYGDDTVLGPKLIHCSDTSPLFVVFEDLTQQGYTTLGNRHINSDEIKLALLKLAKLHAVSYKLSQEKANTFAGIDKGSINTVDQESFTFIKNATKLMKEVLSEHGDLRKFVPLIESVEHIFLSSSIDMFNENRDGRLDGICVLNHGGFHAKNVMVQNVDGKLKDLMLLDYQISIFGSPAIDLHYAFIMMFSPEMRREQFDELLYYYIMNFQETLRKTEYKGRIPTNVEFRQELQKRRYWGLFLLLSFLAFNYTFADEKGDVAKLVENAEAQKNQLRDPKLLNELRELLPRFLYNGYFEY, encoded by the exons ATGGTGAACAACGATATGTACAATGAGGATGAGCTGAACGCGCCAGATTGGTTGAATaaggatttttttgaaaaagtgcttaaaaatgtggaaaataaaAGTACGAAG GTAACAGATCTGGTACTCACGCCGGGTACATCGAAAAACGACCACTATTCAAGTGTTCTCTTTCGCGCCAAAGTCAGCTACACGGTGGGGACACAGTCAGCGCAGGAGAAAGTAAATTCGTACATTATAAAAACTGAGCCATCCGTAGATGGCCGAAAGAAGGAATTTCTTGGTAATTTGCATTTCTTTCAAACGGAAATTCGTATGTATACAGAAGTGCTGCCTTTAATTGAGGGAGTGCTGAGGCAGTATGGCGACGATACAGTTTTGGGACCAAA ACTTATCCACTGCAGCGACACCTCCCCCTTATTTGTGGTTTTCGAAGATTTGACGCAGCAAGGTTACACCACACTTGGTAATCGCCACATAAATTCGGACGAAATAAAACTAGCGTTGCTGAAGTTGGCAAAGTTGCACGCGGTGAGCTACAAGTTGAGTCAAGAG AAAGCAAACACCTTTGCTGGCATAGACAAGGGTTCCATTAATACTGTGGATCAAGAAAGCTTTACCTTTATCAAGAATGCCACCAAATTGATGAAAGAGGTCTTAAGCGAACATGGCGATCTTCGCAAATTCGTACCACTCATTGAGTCCGTCGAACATATATTTCTATCCAGTAGCATCGATATGTTTAATGAGAACCGAGATGGTAGACTTGATGGGATTTGTGTACTAAATCATGGCggttttcatgcaaaaaatgtaATGGTGCAAAATGTGGATGGCAAACTGAAAGATCTCATGCTG CTCGACTATCAGATTAGCATATTTGGTTCGCCAGCTATTGATCTACACTACGCCTTCATCATGATGTTCAGTCCCGAAATGCGACGAGAGCAATTTGAcgaattattgtattattacatAATGAATTTCCAGGAGACTCTGCGCAAAACAGAGTACAAGGGACGAATTCCGACCAATGTGGAATTTCGACAAGAACTGCAGAAGCGCAGATATTGGG gactttttttacttttatcctTTTTGGCATTCAACTACACGTTTGCTGATGAAAAAGGCGATGTTGCCAAACTCGTTGAAAATGCGGAGGCACAGAAGAACCAACTACGAGATCCGAAGCTGCTGAATGAGCTAAGAGAGCTTTTGCCAAGGTTTTTATATAACGGCTACTTTgagtattaa